In Alosa sapidissima isolate fAloSap1 chromosome 4, fAloSap1.pri, whole genome shotgun sequence, the following are encoded in one genomic region:
- the LOC121707912 gene encoding twinfilin-2 isoform X2 produces the protein MFLVLVVTDELREFLMRARSGTAIRIIQVQIRDEQLVLGAYNKPSQSWDQDYDNFLLPLLDDQEPCYILYRLDSQNAQGYEWIFISWSPDQSPVRLKMLYAATRATVKKEFGGGQVKDEIFGNAKEDICLEGYQRYLNLCSAPAPLTAAEKELQQIKRTEVNADMTVDLSKPQTIQGLAFPLQDTAKRALQQLSEKRINYIQLKLDTEKETIGLVHTNPTETHDLPHRVPTDTPRYHFFLYKHSHEGEYLESVVFIYSMPGYSCSVKERMLYSSCKSRLLDEVERDYQLQVAKKMEIDSGEELTEEFLYDEVHPKQHAFKQAFAKPRGPAGKRGHKRIIRGGGGENAQNS, from the exons ATGTTCTTGGTACTGGTGGTGACGGATGAGCTGAGGGAGTTCCTGATGCGGGCGCGGAGTGGAACTGCCATTCGGATCATCCAGGTGCAGATCCGAGACG AGCAGCTGGTCCTGGGGGCATACAACAAGCCGTCTCAGAGCTGGGACCAAGACTATGACAACTTCCTGTTACCACTTCTAGATGATCAGGAGCCCTGCTACATCCTGTACCGGCTGGACTCTCAGAATGCACAAGGCTATGAGTGGATCTTCATTTCCTGGTCACCTGACCAGTCACCG GTTAGACTGAAGATGCTCTACGCTGCCACACGTGCCACAGTGAAGAAAGAGTTTGGTGGAGGACAAGTGAAGGATGAGATATTTGGCAATGCGAAG GAGGACATCTGTCTTGAGGGATACCAAAGATACCTGAACTTATGCTCTGCCCCAGCTCCACTCACAGCGGCAGAAAAGGAGCTTCAGCAAATCAAAAGGACAGAG GTAAATGCAGACATGACTGTGGATTTGAGCAAACCACAGACAATCCAGGGTCTGGCTTTCCCATTACAAGATACTGCTAAGCGTGCCCTTCAACAGCTTTCAGAGAAACGCATCAACTACATACAACTG AAActggacacagagaaagagaccatCGGGCTGGTTCACACCAACCCAACAGAGACGCATGATCTACCCCACCGGGtccccacagacacaccacGTTACCACTTCTTTCTCTACAAGCACTCGCACGAAGGGGAATACCTCGAGTCTGTTG TGTTCATCTACTCCATGCCAGGCTACAGCTGTAGCGTGAAGGAGCGGATGCTCTACTCGAGCTGTAAGAGTCGTCTACTGGACGAGGTGGAGAGAGACTATCAGCTACAGGTGGCCAAGAAG atgGAGATTGACAGTGGTGAGGAGTTGACAGAAGAGTTTCTTTACGATGAGGTGCATCCCAAACAGCATGCCTTCAAGCAGGCCTTTGCTAAACCCCGCGGCCCAGCAGGAAAGAGGGGTCATAAGCGCATCATCCGCGGGGGCGGTGGAGAGAACGCACAGAACAGTTAG
- the LOC121707912 gene encoding twinfilin-2 isoform X1 — translation MFLVLVVTDELREFLMRARSGTAIRIIQVQIRDEQLVLGAYNKPSQSWDQDYDNFLLPLLDDQEPCYILYRLDSQNAQGYEWIFISWSPDQSPVRLKMLYAATRATVKKEFGGGQVKDEIFGNAKEDICLEGYQRYLNLCSAPAPLTAAEKELQQIKRTEGRVKQVNADMTVDLSKPQTIQGLAFPLQDTAKRALQQLSEKRINYIQLKLDTEKETIGLVHTNPTETHDLPHRVPTDTPRYHFFLYKHSHEGEYLESVVFIYSMPGYSCSVKERMLYSSCKSRLLDEVERDYQLQVAKKMEIDSGEELTEEFLYDEVHPKQHAFKQAFAKPRGPAGKRGHKRIIRGGGGENAQNS, via the exons ATGTTCTTGGTACTGGTGGTGACGGATGAGCTGAGGGAGTTCCTGATGCGGGCGCGGAGTGGAACTGCCATTCGGATCATCCAGGTGCAGATCCGAGACG AGCAGCTGGTCCTGGGGGCATACAACAAGCCGTCTCAGAGCTGGGACCAAGACTATGACAACTTCCTGTTACCACTTCTAGATGATCAGGAGCCCTGCTACATCCTGTACCGGCTGGACTCTCAGAATGCACAAGGCTATGAGTGGATCTTCATTTCCTGGTCACCTGACCAGTCACCG GTTAGACTGAAGATGCTCTACGCTGCCACACGTGCCACAGTGAAGAAAGAGTTTGGTGGAGGACAAGTGAAGGATGAGATATTTGGCAATGCGAAG GAGGACATCTGTCTTGAGGGATACCAAAGATACCTGAACTTATGCTCTGCCCCAGCTCCACTCACAGCGGCAGAAAAGGAGCTTCAGCAAATCAAAAGGACAGAG GGCAGGGTTAAGCAG GTAAATGCAGACATGACTGTGGATTTGAGCAAACCACAGACAATCCAGGGTCTGGCTTTCCCATTACAAGATACTGCTAAGCGTGCCCTTCAACAGCTTTCAGAGAAACGCATCAACTACATACAACTG AAActggacacagagaaagagaccatCGGGCTGGTTCACACCAACCCAACAGAGACGCATGATCTACCCCACCGGGtccccacagacacaccacGTTACCACTTCTTTCTCTACAAGCACTCGCACGAAGGGGAATACCTCGAGTCTGTTG TGTTCATCTACTCCATGCCAGGCTACAGCTGTAGCGTGAAGGAGCGGATGCTCTACTCGAGCTGTAAGAGTCGTCTACTGGACGAGGTGGAGAGAGACTATCAGCTACAGGTGGCCAAGAAG atgGAGATTGACAGTGGTGAGGAGTTGACAGAAGAGTTTCTTTACGATGAGGTGCATCCCAAACAGCATGCCTTCAAGCAGGCCTTTGCTAAACCCCGCGGCCCAGCAGGAAAGAGGGGTCATAAGCGCATCATCCGCGGGGGCGGTGGAGAGAACGCACAGAACAGTTAG